One window from the genome of Archaeoglobus neptunius encodes:
- a CDS encoding DUF2150 family protein — protein sequence MEFYSESRLNNWIRKIEETEIKEDDPDTFSVFDQMLEDMIIACFNLVRAVKEREIKKADALREIDKITGILSNHDFGDELKNELYQFTLESIRAALLSFRYYFEGKFSRKDFASLVKDALAGEKKGNLEASLDAVARIGAKVIKGEQLPELDLPEDSEVLIWLDGVDAINSVMELSKIDVSTE from the coding sequence ATGGAGTTTTACAGTGAGTCAAGACTGAACAACTGGATTCGAAAAATCGAGGAAACCGAGATTAAAGAAGACGATCCAGATACATTCTCGGTATTCGACCAGATGCTGGAAGATATGATAATTGCCTGTTTCAATCTCGTCAGGGCCGTTAAAGAGCGAGAAATCAAGAAAGCAGATGCTCTGAGGGAAATAGACAAAATAACCGGGATCCTCTCAAACCATGATTTTGGGGATGAACTGAAAAATGAGCTCTACCAGTTCACACTGGAGAGCATTAGGGCTGCACTGCTCTCGTTCAGGTATTACTTTGAGGGGAAGTTCAGCAGAAAGGATTTTGCCTCTCTGGTAAAGGATGCACTGGCAGGCGAAAAGAAGGGAAACCTAGAAGCCTCTCTTGATGCGGTTGCGAGGATAGGGGCAAAGGTAATTAAGGGTGAACAGCTCCCGGAACTTGATCTACCGGAGGATAGCGAGGTTCTGATATGGCTTGACGGGGTAGATGCGATAAATTCGGTAATGGAATTGAGCAAGATAGATGTATCTACCGAGTGA
- a CDS encoding DUF5611 family protein — protein sequence MREYRFKRGFKPTPERLEEMLEKHFGGFEVDGNYYIVRDFGAIEELKLKLENKRLYAESKTRMTDDDTALKTLKTYNRFLEELTGYTAKERQKLMKKEAEKSG from the coding sequence ATGCGTGAGTACAGATTCAAACGGGGATTCAAACCAACACCTGAAAGACTCGAAGAGATGCTGGAAAAACATTTTGGTGGGTTTGAAGTTGATGGCAACTACTACATCGTAAGAGACTTTGGAGCAATAGAAGAACTGAAACTCAAACTGGAAAACAAACGGCTTTACGCAGAGTCAAAAACAAGAATGACTGATGATGACACTGCACTGAAAACACTGAAAACCTACAACAGGTTTCTCGAGGAGCTAACCGGATACACTGCAAAAGAGAGGCAGAAACTGATGAAGAAAGAGGCGGAAAAATCCGGTTAA